From Leptospira stimsonii, the proteins below share one genomic window:
- a CDS encoding iron-containing alcohol dehydrogenase has protein sequence MPILPDWVNYTFPPKIHFEADCGYKVGNFVKNIGTRTVIFSTQQELENMDELSIIKTSLEKHIDGVILYDDIVKQPTLEELDTAAYFAKIANADCIIGYGSYESISMAKIIALLITNDIFAEEMLNDKKSKLRKPLPLILIPTHPVFGLECSPISTVLLGEDKIIRYFSHELLFPELIIADPKISSFMSSSDISKVGVGILAAAVDTILSKFSTELTISSALRAIELLQKNLIPSIRDPKNITYKNGLYAASLLTGIAQSSSSLGLCFALSLASSNITNLDIFQSMSILLPHVMEYNLTSSAGKYVMIARALDEDITNISVIEAAIKAVEGIRKIFIELKIPQRLSEYEVRKMDLPLIANIAASFPFLDSLPRELPKNEIETILVAAF, from the coding sequence ATGCCGATACTCCCCGATTGGGTTAATTACACATTTCCACCAAAAATCCACTTTGAAGCAGACTGCGGTTACAAAGTGGGCAACTTCGTAAAAAACATAGGGACGAGAACCGTCATTTTTTCCACTCAACAAGAGCTGGAAAATATGGACGAACTTTCCATCATCAAGACCAGTTTAGAAAAACATATCGACGGAGTGATTCTCTACGACGATATCGTAAAACAACCCACGCTGGAAGAATTGGATACGGCCGCATACTTTGCGAAGATTGCAAACGCGGATTGTATCATAGGTTACGGCTCTTACGAATCCATAAGTATGGCGAAGATCATCGCCCTACTAATTACGAACGACATCTTCGCCGAAGAGATGTTAAACGATAAGAAATCGAAATTAAGAAAACCCCTTCCTCTTATTTTGATTCCGACTCATCCAGTTTTCGGTTTGGAATGTTCTCCGATTTCAACGGTTCTTTTGGGAGAAGATAAAATTATCAGATATTTCTCTCACGAACTTCTTTTTCCGGAACTGATCATCGCTGATCCTAAAATTTCCTCCTTTATGAGTTCTTCCGATATTTCTAAAGTTGGAGTGGGGATTTTGGCCGCCGCGGTCGACACGATTCTTTCCAAGTTTTCCACCGAGTTGACGATTTCTTCTGCACTGAGAGCGATCGAACTTCTCCAGAAAAACCTGATACCTTCGATCAGAGACCCGAAGAATATAACCTACAAAAACGGTCTTTATGCGGCGAGTCTTTTGACCGGGATCGCGCAGTCTTCCAGCTCTTTAGGCCTCTGCTTTGCTCTTTCATTAGCAAGTTCGAATATTACAAATTTAGATATCTTCCAATCCATGTCTATCCTCCTTCCACACGTGATGGAATACAACCTGACTTCCTCCGCGGGTAAATACGTGATGATCGCAAGGGCCTTAGACGAAGACATCACGAACATTTCCGTGATCGAAGCCGCTATCAAAGCCGTAGAAGGAATTCGGAAGATTTTTATAGAACTCAAAATTCCCCAGAGATTGTCCGAATACGAAGTGAGAAAGATGGACCTTCCTTTGATCGCAAACATCGCGGCTTCGTTTCCCTTTTTGGATTCTCTTCCAAGAGAACTTCCGAAAAACGAAATCGAGACAATTTTGGTCGCGGCGTTCTAA
- a CDS encoding LIC_20245 family lipoprotein, whose amino-acid sequence MVSIRKIVLYSGISVALVALIWILFSSDDPSEREKKNREADSVALLLGGGGSSSSSSSGSSGGRTNDSIFDSSFYKAGKGEYIESEKGETKEADPNAADPDNPINPQTNKPYTNDEMERFAQLRERFPNNSLVPKKLNAAEREAKKQEENQIAEAARNVYARTASPAQIRSYYNHMEKQTQDRMDIINYLVDLQKGSGEEETEKKLQNIQESIKNQLQQVQRDKENAFKQAGF is encoded by the coding sequence TTGGTCAGCATTCGTAAAATCGTCCTCTATTCCGGTATTTCCGTAGCCCTCGTTGCCTTGATTTGGATCCTTTTTTCTTCCGACGATCCATCGGAAAGAGAAAAGAAAAACAGAGAGGCGGACAGTGTCGCTCTTCTTCTCGGCGGTGGAGGAAGTTCGTCCTCTTCTTCGTCCGGCTCTTCCGGAGGAAGGACCAACGATTCCATCTTCGATTCTTCTTTTTACAAAGCAGGAAAAGGGGAATACATAGAATCGGAAAAAGGAGAAACAAAGGAAGCCGATCCGAACGCGGCCGACCCGGATAATCCGATCAATCCTCAGACAAATAAACCGTATACAAACGACGAGATGGAACGTTTCGCGCAATTGAGGGAACGTTTTCCGAACAACTCCCTCGTTCCTAAAAAGTTGAACGCCGCAGAAAGAGAAGCCAAGAAGCAAGAAGAGAATCAGATTGCGGAGGCCGCAAGAAACGTCTACGCGAGAACTGCTTCTCCCGCTCAGATCCGTTCTTACTACAATCATATGGAAAAACAAACCCAGGATAGAATGGATATCATCAACTATCTTGTAGATCTTCAAAAAGGTTCGGGAGAAGAAGAGACGGAAAAGAAACTTCAGAACATTCAGGAATCGATCAAGAACCAACTCCAACAGGTTCAAAGAGACAAAGAAAACGCATTCAAACAAGCCGGTTTCTAA
- the pyrE gene encoding orotate phosphoribosyltransferase, whose amino-acid sequence MKQDLLDLIRHHAYRYSEQPFTLASGKQSRHYFNCKEITLVPDRLELLCKFIVDEHLPQVGITKPEAFGGLTMGADPICYGISLEFRKKNKNVYPLIIRKTSKEHGTKKLVEGAVHTIKSCVVVDDVITTGGSTIQAIRSLRDAGIEVTQGICILDRQEGGMEAILAEGVQIFPIFKKSDFGNLEHA is encoded by the coding sequence ATGAAACAAGATCTTTTGGACCTCATTCGCCATCACGCGTATCGTTATTCCGAACAACCCTTTACTCTCGCTTCCGGAAAACAATCCAGGCACTATTTTAACTGTAAGGAAATCACTCTGGTTCCGGATCGTCTGGAACTTCTCTGCAAATTCATCGTAGACGAACATCTTCCTCAGGTGGGGATCACAAAACCGGAAGCCTTTGGTGGCCTTACGATGGGAGCCGATCCGATCTGCTATGGAATCAGTCTTGAATTTCGAAAGAAAAACAAAAACGTCTATCCTTTGATCATTCGCAAAACTTCCAAAGAACACGGAACAAAAAAATTGGTCGAAGGCGCGGTGCACACGATCAAGTCCTGCGTCGTCGTGGACGACGTGATTACAACCGGAGGTTCCACGATCCAAGCGATCCGAAGTCTAAGGGACGCGGGAATCGAAGTCACTCAAGGCATTTGTATCCTTGATCGTCAGGAAGGCGGGATGGAGGCGATTCTCGCGGAAGGAGTTCAGATTTTTCCCATATTCAAAAAATCTGATTTTGGTAATTTAGAACATGCGTGA
- a CDS encoding LIC11073 family putative lipoprotein, with translation MSSKTLHPAILSTLFTTFLFFGCGQNTETAQSPFVFISPVGVPQFLSVLAVNEGITDKAVKDTDFVSEPNSYKPEYLIRYYITNGEPQFVGYNLYITTAAPSVAETLAGGNIYLENGVQPSFPHLASEASTSSTRLQTHRVLNQVPPPGVFPFIKCEIYTFTLRALLNNGIFSNPSTAVRMCSSSRPYLCPVGSSCNPSECNTASCSTTVKQNCSVGTLCNPCLIAGAEETGCACPSGVSPPGCNL, from the coding sequence ATGTCTTCTAAAACACTGCATCCAGCGATTCTTTCCACCCTCTTTACGACGTTTCTTTTTTTCGGATGTGGTCAGAATACCGAGACGGCCCAATCCCCTTTTGTTTTTATTTCTCCCGTGGGAGTTCCACAGTTTTTGAGCGTTCTCGCAGTGAACGAGGGAATCACGGACAAGGCGGTCAAGGATACGGATTTCGTTTCCGAACCGAATAGCTACAAACCAGAATACCTGATCCGCTATTACATTACGAATGGGGAACCTCAGTTCGTAGGTTATAATCTGTATATCACAACCGCGGCCCCTTCCGTAGCGGAAACGTTAGCCGGTGGAAACATCTATCTCGAAAACGGAGTTCAGCCTTCTTTTCCTCACCTCGCGTCAGAGGCTTCCACAAGTTCTACAAGACTACAAACCCATCGTGTTCTAAACCAAGTTCCTCCACCCGGAGTTTTTCCGTTCATCAAATGCGAAATTTATACGTTCACGTTGAGAGCTCTTTTGAACAACGGAATCTTTTCCAATCCTTCGACCGCTGTTCGTATGTGCTCTTCTTCCCGTCCTTATCTTTGCCCCGTGGGATCCAGTTGTAATCCTTCGGAATGCAATACTGCCTCTTGTAGCACTACGGTAAAACAAAACTGTTCCGTGGGAACTCTCTGCAATCCTTGTCTGATCGCCGGAGCCGAAGAAACTGGATGTGCTTGCCCATCCGGCGTTTCTCCTCCCGGCTGTAATCTATGA
- the nadE gene encoding NAD(+) synthase, whose translation MQSVRLTSVSLKTRVLDFSGNFEKIKKVLEKENDSDLILFPELCISGYGCEDSFFFPRVWKESWETLNKLLPFTENKIVVVGLPIFQNPYLFNCSAVLCNGAIAGIVPKSNLATTGVHYENRWFAKGEEAQENLVAPDGSAIPFGSLIFETDHFSFGVEICEDSWVLQKPSLTLSESGTDLILSPGASHFAFGKQRIRRQIFKESSRRESNVYLFSNLCGNESGRLIFEGGSLVVQNGNLIAESQRLFFGDFQVCTSEIDFDASRSDRARNFRPSGNRSQKNRTEEDNRIYLGIQFKERKPKIQRSIVEPSLSKEEESYVDFTRAVSLGLFDYLIQSKTKGYTLSLSGGADSATCALLVTAMKKIAKQELGENFFETKGIPEKEILSTLYQATKNNSERTRSLAAELAKDLQTIHGDLTIDEEVKTITEKISKVTGNSLSWEKHNLVLQNIQARVRSPIIWMLANLNGHLLLSTGNRSEASAGYTTMDGDSSGSVAPLTGVSKEFILNWMRFVAEGKDPILPSFPSVKEIVLSPPSAELKPLEDKQEDEKDLMPYSLLQKIEELFVVRGAGYAEIVQLLSHEPEVQKLPSGYLEESVRKYIQLFHRNQWKRERLPPSFHLDEYGLDPKSSFRFPILSEEKGSGI comes from the coding sequence ATGCAGTCAGTGAGACTTACGTCCGTTTCTCTCAAAACTCGGGTCCTGGATTTTTCGGGGAACTTTGAAAAGATCAAAAAAGTCCTGGAGAAGGAAAATGATTCCGATCTGATCTTATTCCCGGAACTCTGTATCTCCGGTTATGGTTGCGAGGATTCGTTTTTTTTTCCGAGAGTCTGGAAAGAATCCTGGGAAACTCTCAACAAGCTACTCCCTTTCACCGAGAATAAGATCGTCGTAGTCGGCTTACCTATATTCCAAAATCCTTATCTATTCAATTGTTCCGCCGTACTTTGCAACGGGGCGATCGCAGGAATCGTACCCAAATCCAATCTTGCAACCACGGGAGTTCACTACGAAAATCGATGGTTTGCAAAAGGAGAAGAAGCTCAGGAGAATCTGGTCGCACCGGACGGGTCTGCGATTCCCTTCGGATCTCTGATCTTTGAAACGGATCATTTTTCATTCGGAGTCGAGATCTGTGAAGATTCCTGGGTATTACAAAAACCTTCTCTTACTCTTTCCGAATCGGGAACCGATCTCATTCTTTCTCCGGGCGCTTCTCACTTCGCCTTCGGAAAACAAAGAATTCGGAGACAGATTTTTAAGGAAAGTTCGAGAAGAGAGTCTAACGTGTATCTTTTTTCCAATCTCTGCGGAAACGAATCCGGAAGATTGATCTTCGAGGGCGGTTCCTTAGTCGTACAAAACGGAAATCTGATCGCAGAATCGCAACGATTGTTCTTCGGAGATTTTCAGGTTTGTACTTCGGAGATCGATTTCGATGCTTCCAGGTCCGATCGAGCGAGAAACTTTCGACCTTCGGGAAACCGCTCCCAGAAAAATCGAACCGAAGAAGACAATCGAATTTATCTTGGAATCCAATTCAAAGAAAGAAAACCGAAAATCCAGCGCTCTATCGTCGAACCTTCCCTTTCCAAAGAGGAAGAATCGTACGTCGACTTCACGAGAGCGGTCTCTTTGGGATTGTTCGATTATCTGATCCAATCGAAGACAAAAGGATATACCCTATCACTCTCGGGAGGCGCAGACAGCGCGACCTGCGCTTTACTGGTCACCGCGATGAAAAAAATCGCAAAACAAGAATTAGGTGAAAATTTCTTTGAGACAAAGGGAATTCCCGAAAAGGAAATTCTTTCCACGCTTTATCAGGCAACGAAGAATAATTCGGAAAGAACGAGATCTCTCGCCGCGGAACTCGCGAAGGATTTACAGACGATTCACGGAGATTTGACGATCGACGAAGAAGTGAAAACGATCACTGAAAAAATCTCCAAGGTAACCGGAAATTCCCTAAGCTGGGAAAAACACAATCTGGTTCTACAAAATATTCAGGCCAGGGTCCGTTCCCCGATTATCTGGATGCTTGCGAATTTAAACGGACATCTTCTACTTTCAACGGGAAATCGAAGTGAAGCTAGCGCGGGTTATACGACGATGGACGGAGATTCTTCCGGTTCCGTAGCGCCTCTTACGGGTGTTAGTAAGGAATTCATTCTAAACTGGATGCGGTTCGTGGCGGAAGGAAAGGATCCGATTCTTCCTTCCTTTCCTTCGGTCAAGGAAATCGTTCTTTCTCCTCCAAGCGCGGAGTTAAAACCTCTTGAAGACAAACAGGAAGACGAAAAAGATTTAATGCCCTATTCTCTATTACAAAAAATCGAGGAACTTTTTGTAGTGCGAGGAGCGGGTTATGCGGAGATCGTTCAACTTCTTTCCCACGAACCCGAGGTTCAAAAACTTCCTTCCGGTTATTTGGAAGAAAGCGTTCGGAAATACATACAACTGTTTCACCGGAATCAATGGAAACGAGAAAGACTTCCTCCTTCGTTTCATCTGGACGAATACGGACTCGATCCGAAATCGAGTTTTCGATTTCCCATTCTTTCCGAAGAAAAGGGTTCTGGAATTTAG
- a CDS encoding flagellar biosynthesis anti-sigma factor FlgM yields the protein MTIDKIGGIGGSGYEPKRTTPVKKAESKETFDNVSISDTAKQKASEARLQAEVQTIARKILSTPEESDRSVKLKEVKEKLKNGDYDNLSSDVLNTIADRISETMLGQ from the coding sequence ATGACTATCGATAAAATCGGTGGGATCGGCGGAAGCGGATACGAACCGAAAAGAACCACTCCGGTTAAAAAAGCGGAATCAAAAGAGACTTTTGATAACGTTTCTATTTCCGATACCGCAAAACAAAAAGCATCCGAAGCAAGACTTCAGGCTGAAGTACAAACAATCGCTCGTAAAATTCTTTCCACTCCGGAAGAATCGGATCGTTCCGTGAAATTAAAAGAAGTCAAAGAAAAACTCAAAAACGGAGACTACGACAATCTGAGTTCCGACGTGCTAAACACGATCGCTGACAGAATTTCTGAGACCATGTTAGGTCAATAA
- the recJ gene encoding single-stranded-DNA-specific exonuclease RecJ yields the protein MLKNSPYSHGPGIKELPSSGLRGPLTPLQQRFYQTHLREKSHPEHLLYHGLRELPSPFLLPDLEPALELLKESVASEKKILLFGDRDCDGVSSTSLLGGFLKKIHRGELILKVSNEEDYGLSPAALEFVKKQKPDLLITLDFGTTNHVQIDELASLGIKVIVLDHHEIPERIPACFLVSPKRPDSQYPNEKICTAVLALKLIQAYLYSSLEEYNIGTWIGDGNSLFSGYLIHRGKLVFQGERQEIESKFSFPICEEHFSFTSEYPERECFYQEFLKYPAILEQYLQNFDLAAVGTVSDMMPLFGENRIIVKEGCKILSKLYRKETRHREGLFQLLSLMELSEKHVTSKDLGWGLGPMINSAGRMNSTEVALNLLLEENPERAKAGAKELQKLNEERRERTKRNLFKVDGFLKRKQERTQKAVLFCYEPDFEPGVSGIVATRLVEEYKKPVLFITPDHGHAKGSIRSYGKENVLNLLKKAESIFFQYGGHKEAGGFSLAIDQIPELAKVIFEHADSWLEEEQKQAILDSTSSLVSLEPTELGAKIFQELSVFEPFGHENPAPLYSIKGAKIYHTKPMTDGKHVRFRILGAPETIQCLIWNRGKDFLDLLSKTGSLDLWGSLEESTFRSKTSLQFVVNYFQEAEN from the coding sequence ATGCTCAAAAATTCTCCCTATTCTCACGGCCCGGGTATAAAGGAACTCCCTTCCTCCGGGCTTCGCGGCCCCCTCACTCCTCTCCAACAAAGATTCTACCAGACACACTTACGAGAAAAATCGCACCCGGAACACCTTCTCTATCACGGACTCAGAGAACTTCCTTCCCCCTTTTTACTTCCGGATCTGGAACCGGCCCTCGAACTCTTAAAAGAATCCGTTGCCTCTGAAAAAAAAATTCTTCTCTTTGGAGATCGGGATTGTGACGGGGTTTCTTCCACGAGTCTCCTCGGAGGATTCTTAAAAAAAATTCATCGGGGAGAATTGATCCTCAAAGTTTCCAACGAAGAAGACTACGGACTTTCCCCCGCCGCGCTCGAATTCGTAAAAAAACAAAAACCCGATCTTCTCATCACACTCGACTTCGGAACGACCAATCACGTTCAGATCGACGAACTCGCCTCTCTCGGTATCAAGGTCATCGTCCTCGATCATCACGAGATTCCGGAAAGAATTCCGGCTTGTTTTCTTGTTTCTCCAAAACGTCCGGATTCACAATATCCAAACGAAAAAATCTGCACGGCAGTTCTCGCACTCAAATTGATCCAAGCCTATCTCTATTCTTCCTTGGAAGAATACAACATCGGGACTTGGATCGGAGACGGAAATTCTCTCTTCTCGGGTTATCTCATCCACAGAGGAAAGCTCGTCTTTCAAGGGGAAAGACAGGAAATAGAATCCAAATTCTCCTTTCCCATCTGCGAAGAGCACTTCAGCTTCACCTCCGAATATCCGGAAAGAGAATGCTTCTATCAAGAATTTCTAAAATACCCCGCGATCTTAGAACAGTATCTCCAGAACTTCGACCTCGCGGCGGTGGGAACCGTCTCCGATATGATGCCGCTCTTCGGAGAAAATAGAATCATCGTAAAGGAAGGATGTAAGATTCTATCCAAACTCTATCGTAAGGAAACCCGACACAGAGAAGGATTGTTCCAACTCCTTTCGCTCATGGAACTCAGCGAAAAACACGTGACCTCGAAAGATCTCGGCTGGGGACTCGGGCCCATGATCAACTCCGCGGGAAGAATGAATTCCACCGAAGTCGCCCTCAATCTTCTTTTGGAGGAGAATCCGGAACGTGCAAAGGCCGGCGCCAAAGAACTCCAAAAATTAAACGAAGAACGAAGAGAAAGAACCAAACGAAATCTTTTCAAAGTGGACGGATTTTTAAAACGAAAACAGGAACGAACTCAGAAAGCGGTTCTCTTTTGTTACGAACCCGACTTCGAACCCGGAGTTTCCGGAATCGTCGCGACCCGTCTTGTGGAAGAATACAAAAAGCCGGTCCTTTTCATCACACCCGATCACGGTCACGCAAAGGGGAGCATCCGTTCTTATGGAAAGGAGAATGTTCTGAATCTCTTAAAAAAAGCGGAATCGATCTTCTTCCAATACGGAGGCCACAAAGAAGCCGGTGGATTTTCCCTTGCCATCGATCAAATTCCCGAACTCGCGAAGGTCATCTTTGAACACGCGGATTCTTGGTTGGAAGAAGAACAAAAACAGGCGATCTTGGATTCCACTTCGAGTTTAGTTTCTCTCGAACCCACCGAACTCGGCGCAAAGATCTTTCAAGAACTCTCCGTCTTTGAACCCTTCGGACATGAGAATCCGGCTCCTCTCTATTCCATCAAAGGCGCAAAGATTTATCACACCAAGCCGATGACCGACGGAAAACACGTTCGTTTTAGAATTTTAGGAGCTCCCGAAACGATCCAGTGTTTGATCTGGAATCGGGGAAAAGACTTTTTAGATTTACTCAGCAAAACCGGAAGTCTGGATCTCTGGGGTTCCTTGGAAGAATCCACCTTTCGATCCAAAACTTCACTTCAGTTTGTAGTGAACTACTTTCAAGAAGCGGAGAATTAA
- the rsmI gene encoding 16S rRNA (cytidine(1402)-2'-O)-methyltransferase translates to MSVEEEFEEPSSEEIPLQPGTLYVVSTPIGNLEDLTFRALRILKNTNRILCENAGHSRRLLKHYGIDTPASTLYKDQSAVPYAGLLEELRDGKNFALISDAGAPGVSDPGSHLVRMVREAGLKVTPVPGASALTALLSISGWQANPFLFLGFVSEKKGKKRNQLGEWKEFEGLIMIFESVHRIGDTLEAVKEVFPDGEFLIGREMTKIHEEILHYSPLSEGKLKEFARKGEFVVLINTNRKKMLKGSLGSADRIQ, encoded by the coding sequence ATGAGTGTAGAGGAAGAATTCGAAGAACCTTCCTCGGAAGAAATTCCACTCCAACCGGGAACGCTCTACGTAGTTTCCACGCCGATCGGGAACTTGGAAGACCTCACTTTTCGAGCCCTTCGCATTCTTAAAAATACGAATCGAATTCTCTGTGAGAACGCGGGCCATTCCCGAAGACTTCTGAAACACTACGGAATCGATACGCCGGCTTCCACGCTTTATAAGGATCAGTCTGCGGTTCCTTACGCAGGACTTCTGGAAGAATTGAGAGATGGAAAGAATTTTGCTCTGATTTCGGACGCCGGTGCGCCCGGGGTTTCCGATCCGGGTTCTCATCTCGTAAGAATGGTGCGGGAAGCTGGACTCAAAGTCACACCGGTTCCCGGAGCGAGCGCCCTGACAGCGTTACTCTCCATCTCCGGTTGGCAGGCGAACCCGTTTTTGTTTCTGGGATTCGTGTCCGAGAAAAAAGGAAAAAAAAGGAATCAACTGGGAGAATGGAAAGAATTCGAAGGATTGATTATGATCTTCGAATCGGTGCACCGAATCGGCGACACCCTAGAAGCGGTGAAGGAAGTCTTTCCAGACGGGGAATTCCTGATCGGAAGGGAAATGACCAAAATTCACGAAGAAATTCTTCATTATTCTCCCCTTTCCGAGGGAAAACTCAAGGAATTTGCCCGAAAGGGTGAATTTGTGGTTTTAATCAATACGAATCGGAAAAAAATGCTTAAAGGCTCTCTTGGATCGGCCGATAGAATTCAGTAG
- a CDS encoding bactofilin family protein produces the protein MSDEHIDTIIGDDIQFRGKLKFSNSLKIKGNFKGTIETTGRLVVGDTGEVEADIQTGTLEVEGALKGNVSANEKVSIRKTGKVIGDVRTPDLEIESGAKFSGNSAM, from the coding sequence ATGAGCGACGAACACATCGATACAATCATCGGAGACGATATCCAATTCAGAGGAAAATTGAAATTCAGCAATTCCCTGAAAATCAAAGGTAACTTCAAAGGAACGATCGAAACGACCGGAAGGCTCGTGGTCGGTGACACGGGAGAAGTGGAAGCCGACATTCAGACAGGAACCCTCGAAGTAGAAGGCGCGCTGAAAGGAAACGTTTCCGCAAATGAAAAGGTTTCCATTCGCAAGACCGGCAAAGTGATCGGAGACGTTCGCACGCCTGATTTAGAAATAGAATCCGGAGCAAAATTTAGCGGCAACAGCGCAATGTAA